The bacterium genome has a segment encoding these proteins:
- a CDS encoding OsmC family protein: MAKEMIAETRLDYDGEKTESFFGKRPPIELAGLSEMESKPLAWTPPHIYVAAIESCFLLTLLAVAGKMRMNIKSYSSEAEGKIVSSDGSHMEVSEVVIRPRVEIEGGADAGKTAKLFEMAKDYCLVARSVKTRIKIENP, from the coding sequence ATGGCAAAAGAGATGATAGCCGAGACCAGGCTGGATTACGACGGCGAAAAGACGGAGTCTTTTTTTGGCAAGCGGCCCCCGATTGAACTGGCCGGCCTATCGGAGATGGAGTCGAAGCCCCTCGCATGGACCCCGCCGCACATCTACGTGGCTGCCATCGAGAGCTGTTTTCTCCTGACCTTGCTCGCAGTCGCCGGCAAGATGAGGATGAATATCAAGTCGTACTCCTCTGAGGCTGAGGGGAAGATCGTCTCGTCCGACGGGTCGCACATGGAGGTCTCGGAGGTGGTCATCAGGCCCAGGGTCGAGATCGAAGGTGGCGCTGACGCCGGAAAGACAGCCAAGCTCTTCGAGATGGCAAAAGATTATTGCCTGGTCGCGCGCTCGGTGAAGACCCGCATAAAGATCGAGAATCCCTGA
- the recO gene encoding DNA repair protein RecO, protein MRRVSESIIMKRVAYGEADWIVTFFTRDMGRLSGMARSARLSRRRFGGALEPGTVVEMSYSTGRNYGLARLEEAQILLPMNGVMKSLERIGAVARALALALAFLQENESNPEKFDLLRARLMSLSGSDPIPHEGAAFELRWLALCGYAPEIVRCARCGADVADARGWSFDFAGGGLSCGSCKAGPESMGLSIAAHRGFSFLTGKGESDAVSAEAASRVLGRYIDHVLGQPLGVR, encoded by the coding sequence ATGAGACGCGTGAGCGAGTCGATAATCATGAAGAGGGTGGCTTATGGCGAGGCCGATTGGATCGTCACCTTTTTCACCCGCGACATGGGCAGGCTCTCCGGCATGGCCAGGTCCGCCCGCCTCTCCAGACGCCGCTTCGGCGGCGCGCTCGAGCCGGGGACCGTGGTCGAGATGAGCTATAGCACGGGCCGCAACTACGGGCTCGCGAGGTTGGAGGAGGCGCAGATCCTGCTTCCCATGAACGGCGTCATGAAAAGCCTGGAGAGGATAGGCGCGGTCGCGCGTGCGCTGGCCCTCGCGCTGGCGTTTCTTCAGGAGAACGAGTCGAACCCGGAGAAATTCGACCTGCTGCGCGCAAGGCTGATGAGTCTCTCCGGATCCGACCCGATACCTCATGAGGGGGCGGCCTTCGAGCTCCGTTGGCTTGCGCTGTGCGGATACGCGCCGGAGATTGTTCGTTGCGCCAGGTGCGGAGCCGACGTCGCGGATGCGCGGGGATGGTCGTTCGACTTCGCAGGGGGAGGGTTGTCCTGCGGGTCGTGCAAGGCAGGCCCGGAGTCAATGGGGCTTTCGATTGCGGCTCACAGGGGTTTTTCTTTCCTCACAGGCAAAGGGGAGAGCGATGCCGTCTCGGCTGAGGCGGCGTCTAGGGTCCTCGGCAGATACATAGATCACGTGCTTGGCCAGCCGCTGGGGGTGAGATAG
- the zupT gene encoding zinc transporter ZupT yields MNNVYLAFLLTLLAGLATGIGSIIAFIGKATSRRFLSVSLGFSAGVMIYVSMVEIFFKAKERLAGAMGERPGYWLTIASFFAGIALIAIIDKLTPSDENPHEAHTLEEIGRPAIENKYKKLHRTGIFVALAITIHNFPEGLATFVAALSDPSLGIAIAVAIAIHNIPEGISVSVPIYYATGSRRRAFAYSFMSGLAEPVGALTGYLLLRPFLNDVTFGILFAAVAGIMVFISFDELLPAAREYGEHHLSIYGLVGGMAVMAMSLALFV; encoded by the coding sequence ATGAATAACGTCTACCTTGCATTCCTTCTCACGCTCCTGGCCGGACTCGCGACAGGCATAGGGAGCATCATCGCTTTCATTGGAAAGGCGACCAGCCGCCGCTTCCTCTCGGTATCTCTGGGTTTTTCCGCAGGCGTTATGATCTACGTCTCGATGGTCGAGATATTCTTCAAGGCAAAGGAGAGGCTTGCGGGTGCGATGGGCGAAAGGCCTGGCTACTGGCTCACGATCGCCTCTTTTTTCGCAGGCATCGCACTGATTGCGATCATCGACAAGTTGACGCCGTCGGACGAAAACCCGCATGAAGCGCACACGCTCGAGGAGATCGGCAGGCCTGCGATAGAGAATAAGTACAAGAAACTCCATCGAACCGGGATATTCGTGGCGCTCGCCATAACGATACACAATTTCCCCGAGGGGCTCGCGACCTTCGTGGCCGCGCTCTCGGACCCTTCGCTCGGAATCGCGATAGCGGTCGCCATAGCCATACACAACATCCCGGAAGGCATATCGGTTTCAGTGCCGATCTACTACGCGACCGGCAGCAGGCGCAGGGCGTTCGCATATTCCTTCATGTCCGGGCTGGCCGAACCCGTGGGCGCCCTGACCGGCTATCTGCTCCTCAGGCCTTTTCTCAACGATGTCACGTTCGGCATCCTCTTCGCCGCAGTCGCGGGGATAATGGTCTTCATCTCGTTCGACGAGCTTCTGCCCGCCGCGCGCGAGTACGGGGAGCACCACCTCTCCATCTACGGACTCGTGGGAGGAATGGCGGTCATGGCGATGAGCCTGGCCCTCTTCGTCTGA
- a CDS encoding TonB family protein has product MRIIEEKPEIWPFILLSLIIHAIMFLLAPMVLMPRFLTASKEEKIIPVEIITEKAAKLRIADIEKPAVEKKPEKTKFLGMYDSSVPDEVVGIMRKPGSMGRQGARPKSEAKAQPKKRAADKLLAFDEQIFEKKAKAPKSDSPPGNAGSMDDFYPDFRRGPHTYLNVLRYPDVEYFVRLKRAFKVAFNPEPSLREHFSLNQVARGSVDVVLGVSVDSSGSLAELFIMRSSGIPGYDNESMRTVRASAPFSSPPKKFLEDDGLLRMSWTFSVYL; this is encoded by the coding sequence ATGCGCATAATAGAAGAAAAACCGGAGATATGGCCGTTCATCCTCCTGTCGCTCATCATCCACGCGATCATGTTCCTCCTAGCGCCTATGGTGCTCATGCCCCGGTTCCTCACCGCTTCGAAGGAGGAAAAGATCATCCCGGTGGAGATCATCACGGAGAAGGCTGCGAAGCTCCGTATCGCGGACATCGAAAAACCGGCTGTGGAGAAGAAGCCGGAGAAGACCAAATTCCTGGGCATGTACGACAGCTCTGTGCCGGATGAGGTCGTGGGAATCATGAGAAAACCGGGTTCCATGGGCAGGCAGGGCGCTCGCCCTAAGAGCGAGGCCAAGGCGCAGCCGAAGAAGCGGGCGGCCGACAAGTTGCTCGCGTTCGACGAACAGATCTTCGAGAAAAAGGCCAAGGCCCCGAAGAGCGATTCGCCGCCAGGCAACGCAGGCTCGATGGACGATTTCTACCCTGACTTCAGGCGTGGGCCCCATACCTATCTCAACGTGCTGCGCTATCCGGACGTGGAGTATTTCGTGAGGCTCAAGCGCGCGTTCAAGGTGGCCTTCAACCCGGAGCCTTCGCTCAGGGAGCACTTCTCCTTGAACCAGGTGGCGCGCGGCTCGGTGGACGTGGTGCTCGGGGTCTCTGTGGACAGCTCCGGGAGCCTCGCAGAGCTCTTCATCATGCGCAGCTCCGGCATACCGGGATATGACAACGAGTCCATGAGGACCGTGCGCGCGTCGGCGCCTTTTTCTTCGCCGCCTAAAAAGTTTCTGGAGGACGACGGCCTGCTCAGGATGAGCTGGACCTTCAGCGTCTATCTATAA